The stretch of DNA CGCACAGGGGATCATCGAGGCTCCGCTGGCCAAGCAACCGGGTTCGGGCGGCGAGAAGATGCACGTCGATCACGACGGCGGGCAGCCGGCCAAGACCAAGTATCGCGTGGTCGATAAAGCTGGGAATCGCGCCGCCTGGCTCGAACTGGAACCACTCACCGGGCGCACGCACCAATTGCGCGTCCACTGCGCGGCCATGGGCAATCCGATCGTCGGCGACGGCAAATACGGCGGCAAGGACGCCTTCCTCACCGGATCGATCAGTCGCAAGATGCACCTGCATGCGCGACGCCTGATCATCGACAGCCCGGCCGGCGGCAAGATCGATGCGACAGCCGAACTGCCCGAGCATTTCGCGGCGAGCATGGAACAGCTCGGCTTCAACATCGGCGCCAGCGACGCCTCCCCCATGCGCGACGATCCGCCGCCCAAGAGTCGCGAGGAGAAGAAGCAGCAGGCCCGCGCCCACGCCAAGCAACTGCGCAAGAGCAAGCCCACGCGCCGTGGCCGTGCCACTGCCAATGCCGCAAGCAAGCCCAAGCCGAGGTCTCGTGCGAAACCGTCCAAGCCGCCCAGGGGCAAGCGCTGATGCATCCCAATCCGGCCTTCCGCCACGATGATCGGCAGCTTTTCGAGACGCTGATCGCTGAAATCGGCTTTGGCATGGTCTTCTGCACGACGCCGGATGGGCCACGCGTGGCGCATGTCCCGCTGCACTCTACCGGCGATGGTGCCGTGCAATTCCACTTGGCACGCGGCAACGCACTGACGAAGCATCTCGAGGGCCAGACCGCCCTTGCGGTCGTCAACGGGCCGGACGGCTATGTCAGTGCGCGCTGGTATGCCGACCAGAAGCGCGTTCCGACCTGGAATTATGTAGCGCTGGAGCTTGAAGGGCGCGTCCGGCGGATGGATGGCGACGGCCTGCTTGCCCAGGTCGAGGCTGTAACCGCCCGCGAAGAAGCCCGTGTGCTCGGAGGCAAGCCCTGGACCATGGACAAGCTGCCCGACAGCCATAGGCGCGGACTGCTGGCCGCGATCGTCGGCTTCGAGCTGGAAATCTCTGCCTGGCGCCCGACCTTCAAGCTGTCGCAGAACGCCCCAGCAGAGGAACGCGAGCGCGTGATTGCCGGACTAGAGTTGCAGGGTGCACGCGCCATTGCCGACCTGATGCGCAAGCTGGTGCCCTAGGCGTGCGGCTGGCGGTTTTCGATTGTGACGGAACGCTGGTCGATGGCCAGGCCGCGATCTGCGAAACGATGGAGCAAGCCTTCGCCACGGCGGGCTTGCCGCAGCCCGATCGTCATTCCGTGCGGCGCATGGTCGGCCTGTCGCTGCCCTATGCGCTGCGCGAGCTGGCACCCGACGCCGACGAGGAGCAAAGGACACGGGCAGTCGAGGCTTACAAGGCTGGCTATCGCGCCCTGCGCCTGTCCGGTGCGCTGCAGGAACCGCTGTATGACGGGATCGCCGAACTCATCGTGCGGCTGGCAAAGGCCGGCTGGCTGCTGGGCGTCGCCACCGGCAAGAGCGACCGTGGGCTCCATGCCTGCCTCGAAACGCATGGCATCAAGCAGCATTTCGTGACGCTGCAGACCGCCGATCGCCACCCGTCAAAACCACATCCGGCCATGCTCGAGGCTGCATTGTTCGAGGCCGGAGTGACGCCCGCCGACGCCGTAATGATCGGCGATACCAGCTTCGACATGGAAATGGCGCGTGCCGCGCGGGTTCGCGCGATCGGGGTCGACTGGGGCTATCACGAGCCACACGAACTGTTCGAAGCGGGCGCGAGCGCGGTCGCCGGAACGATGGCACAACTTGAGGAGATGATCCTTGGATCAGGATGAACGCGCTGCCCGCCGTTTCTGGCTGTTGCAGTTCATGCGCCTGAGCGGCCTTGCACTGGTGCTGGTCGGCGCGATGATACTCGCAGGGACCATCGAACAATCCGAAGCGGTAGGTGTGGCCTTGTTTGTCATCGGCGCAGTCGACTTCTTCGTCATGCCGATAGTGCTCGCCCGCAGGTGGAAGAGCGACGAGTGAAGCGCTTCTACAAGGACGCCGCCGTGGTGGAGACCGAACTCGGTTTCCACGTCGCGCTCGACGGTCGAGCGATCAAGTCGCAGGGCGGGCAACCGCAAGTGGTGCCAACGCGAGTGCTGGCCGAAATGATGGCGGCAGAATGGCGAGAGCAGGGCGAAGAGATCGATCCGGCGCGCTTCGTACTGCGCGATATGGTCGACTATGCGATCGACGTTCTGCCCACGGCTCGCAGCGAAACAATCGCCAAGATCCTGCGCTACGCAGAGACCGATACGTTATGCTACCGCGCCGATCCCGACGAGCCATTCTGGCGTCGCCAGATGGACGTGTGGGAGCCGCTCTTGGCAGACTTCGAGGCTCGCGAAGGCGTTCGCATGGAGCGTGTGAGCGGCGTGATGCACCGTCTGCAGCCGCCCGATACGCTGGCAAAGCTACGCACCCGCTTGGAGGAACTCGACGAATTCAGCCTCGCCGCGCTGGAGCCGCTGGCCTCGCTAGCCGCTTCGCTCAGCATAGGGCTCTCCGCACTCGAACCACACGCCGATGGGGACGCGCTGTGGAATGCTGCCAATCTCGAGGAGGACTGGCAGGTCGAGCAATGGGGTGAAGACAGCGAAGCTGCGGCTCGCCGCGCCCGCCGCAAGGCAACATTTCTCGCTGCAATGGGCTTCGCCCATGCCGTCAGGTGACAATCACGGTCCGGACGGCAAGGCCCTGCCCTCCCCGCATGTCGAGCTTCATGGCAGGTTGATCTGCGAGAACGCCGAGCAATCGGATTTGGTGCGAAGGCACTTGCCCGAACACATCCGTCTGACCTTGGCCGAGGATGGCTGCTTGTCCTTTCGCGTCGAGGAGACCGGTGATCCGCTTGTGTGGACTGTTGCCGAGCGCTTTGCGGACTGGGCTTCATTTGAAGCGCACCAGTCCCGAAGCAGGGCATCAGCATGGTGGGAAGCCACGGCGGCGATAAGCCGCGATTTTTCGATCAGCGGGCCGGCCAGGGAAAGCTAGATCAGCCGATCCACTCCGCGACTTGCCCTGCCACGTCGTTCGCGGCCTGGTTGAGCGCCGGACCGACCGAACGGACATCGGCAGGAACGCCGGACACCCGCGCCTCGAACCGCTTCGTGACCACTTGCGAACCTCCGCCACTGCGGGTCGCGTCGAACACCACCACCACCGACGATGTGCGTGCATCATAACCGAAGTTGCGCAGCGTTCCGCTCAGGCGATCGGAGGCGCCAGCGCCCGGATCGTCACCATCGATCACCAGGCGACCCGATCTTGCTCGGATGGTCTCGGCGACCATGCGGCGGAACAGCCGCGCGGGCCGTTCGACCCACACCGCATCCTTGAGATAGGCAATCTCGGTGTCACTGACCTGCACCGGAAGGCGGGTGACGTCGAGTGCCCGGGGAACCTCGAATTCAACCATTGCCAGTGCAGTTAGTTGCGATCCGGTCGCGCCTGTTCCGGCGGCGGCGACCTCGGTAGGCGTCAACGTCAGCAAACTGGGAGGCGCTTCGGCGCCCAGGCTTACGCAGCCGCCAAGCAGCAGGGCAGGCGCCAGTGCGGCGATGATGGTCTTGCGGTTCATGCGTCGGCCCTCATGGCTTGTAGTCGGGCAGCGGTGGCGGGCCCAGCAGCGCGCCTGCCCCCTGCTCGTCGAGCTTTTCGGTTACCTCGCGCAGCGCCTTGCTGGTTGCGCGCAAGTCCTTCAGCGTGGCTTCGGCGGCCGGCAAGGTGCTTTCAGTCAGTTGCCTGGTCGCAGGGCGCGCTTCCTTCAGCGTTTCCTCGAGCTCCTTCGCAGCACCGCTGGCAGACGTCAGCGTCGCGCGCAGCTGCCTGGCGATTGATTCGCCTTCGGTGTTCAGCATCCGGTCGGCCGAAGCCGAAACCTTCTCGAACTGGTCGAGCGCTTCGCTCGCTTCGCGCAGCGTCACCTGCAGTTCGGCCATTGTCCGTTCGACCTGCGGCGCCGCCTTGGCAAGGTCGAGCGTCATACGGTTGGTGTTGGCAAGGATCGCGGAGATTTCTTCCTGGTTCTTGTCCGACAGCAGAAGCGTCAACCGCTCGGTCAATGTCGCCAGGCGCTCAAGCAACAAGGGCGCATTGGCGAGGATTTCGTTGAACCCACCCGCGGCTGGCGGGATGATTGGCGCACCTTCGGTGCAGGCCGTGGTTTCGCAGGTGATCGGTGGGGCGCCCGAGCGCGCGCCATCGAGCAGGATGGTCGAAACGCCGGTGAAGCTGCCCTGTATCGTCGCCGTGGTGCCGACGAGGATTGGCACGTCTTCCTTAACCTTGATCCGCACGCGGACGAACTCGGGATCCTTGTCCCACAATGTGATATTCGCGACCTGACCGACAGGAACACCAGCGAAGCTCACCTGGCTGCCATTGGCAAGGCCCGAGACCGACTGCTTGAAGAAGATGTCGTATTCGTTCTGCGCGCCTTCGCTCCATCGGGCGAGCCAGACAGTGAACAGCGCCAGCGCGCCGAGCACCGCCAGTGTCACCACACCGACCCAAACGTAGTTTGCCCGCGTTTCCATCTAGCCTCGCTTATGCCTTGCCTTTTTCGGCTTTGTCCAACGCTTTGACCGCTTGGGCCGCCGCCGGGATATCGCTGTGCTTGCGCAATTCGTCGATCGCCTGGGCGGTCAGCGCGGCGCGTCCACGCGGGCCGTTGAAGTATTCCTGGATCCAGGGATGGTCGAGTTCCATCAGCTTGGGGACGGTGTCGACCGCGATTACCCGACGATCCGCAATCACCGCAACGCGGTCGCAGATTTCGTGCAGGGTGTCGAGGTCGTGGGTGATCAGGAACACCGTCAGGCCGAGCGTGGCCTTGAGCTCACGGGTCAGGTGATCGAACGCCGCCGCGCCGATCGGATCGAGGCCCGCGGTGGGTTCGTCGAGGAACAGTAGTTCGGGATCGAGCGCCAGCGCACGGGCGAGACCGGCGCGCTTGCGCATCCCGCCCGACAGTTCCGCCGGAAATTTGCACGCAGCCTCTCCCGGCAAGCCCGAAAGCATGACCTTGTAGCGCGCAATCTCCTCGAGCAGGTCGGGCGCAATCTCCGGATAGAACTGCTTGAGCGGGACCTGGACGTTTTCGCCCACGGTCAGCGTGGAAAACAGCGCCCCGCCCTGGAACAGCACGCCCCAGCGGTTGCGTACGCCGATCGCCGCATCGGGGTCGGCACCGTTGATCGAGCGGCCGAAAACCTGAATGTCGCCAGCCGAAGGGACCTGCAACCCGATGATCGAGCGCATCAGCACGCTCTTACCGCTACCCGAGCCGCCTACTACGCCCAGGATCTCGCCACGCCGGACCTTAAGATCCAGATTCTGGTGGACTATCTGTTCGCCGAACCGGTTTTCCAGTCCTTCAACCACGATCGGGAACTCGCCGCGATAGCGCTCGTGCCGACCCAGCGGCCTGCCGTCTTCGTCCTGCGGCATCAGCCCCACCCAATCTCGGTGAAGAACACGGCGAATATGGCATCGAGCACGATTACCGCGAAGATCGCCGAGACCACCGCCATGGTGGTACGCAGGCCCACCTGTTCAGAATTACCCTTCACCTGCATCCCGTGATAGCAGCCCGCCAGCGCCACGATCAGGCCGAACACGGGTGCCTTGAGCAGCCCGACCCACAGGTCGTGCAGCGGGACCACATCGTGAATCCGCACCAGGAACGTCCAGAAGGGGATATTGAGCATCAAGTCCCCGATCACGGCGCCGCCGATGATCCCCATCCCTGCCGAATAGAAGCCGAGCAGCGGCATCATGATCACGGCGGCAAGTATGCGCGGGATGACCAGCGCTTCGACCGGCGAGATGCCGATCGTGCGCATCGCATCGACCTCTTCGGTCAGCTTCATCGTCCCGATCTGCGCGGCAAAGGCGCTGCCCGAACGGCCTGCCACCATGATCGCCGTCATCAGCACACCCAATTCGCGCAGGGTGATGCGGCCGACCAGGTTCACCGTCAGTGTCTCCGCCCCGAACTGGGCGAGCTGCACAGCCCCCTGCTGGGCGATGACGATCCCAATGAGGAAACTCATCAACCCGATGATCGGCAGCGCGGTGACCCCGACCAGTTCGAGCTGGTGGACCAGCGCCAGGATGCGAAACCGGCGCGGATGGCGAGCGAGGTGGGCGGTCGCCGAGATAATCGCACCCAGGAAGCTGAGCACGCCCATGATGCCGTCACGCGCGGCGAATACCTTTTCGCCCATCGCCAGCGGCACGCGCTCCCACACGGGCAGCATTTCGGGCACCATGCGCTCTTCGCCGCTCATGCCCTCGAGCGCCTTCAACAGTCGCTCCGCACGTGGGGTGGCCCCGCTGATCTCCGCTTGATGCTGGCTGGCAAGATTGCCCGCGATCCAGGCCCCCACCGTATCGATTTCGCTCACATCCGACAGTTCGATGCGCGCAATTGGGCCTTCGAGCGCGCGAAGTTCCGCGTCGATCGCCCCGATCGTCGAGACAAGGTAGGGCCCCGACAGCGTCAGCAGGGTGTTCCCGCTGCCGTCCTGATCGAGCCGGTAATTCGCCAAGCCATTCATCGGCGTCGGGGTATGCGGGGAAATCCGGCACATAACAAGCGGCTATACTGTGCACCGCAACGGAACGTTGCATCGCAGCATGGGCGCTGGCATGGGCCACCGCCATGACCACTGAATTGCCCAAAACTTTCGACCCCGCCGAAATCGAGGCGCGCTGGTATGCGCATTGGGAAGAAAACGGCCTGTTCCGGCCCGAGCGTCCGGACGCTCAGCCCTATACCATTGTGAACCCGCCGCCGAATGTGACCGGCAGCCTCCATATCGGCCACGCGCTCGACAATACGCTGCAGGACGTGATGATCCGCTACGAGCGGCTGCGCGGCAAGGACGCGCTGTGGGTCGTGGGCACCGACCACGCCGGCATCGCCACGCAGATGGTGGTCGAACGCCAGCTCGAACAGCTGCAGGACAAGCGCACCAATTATTCGCGCGAAGATTTCGTCGCCAAGGTCTGGCAGTGGAAGGAAGAAAGCGGCGGCACGATCACCCGCCAGCTGCGCCGCCTCGGCTGCTCGATGGACTGGTCGCGCGAACAGTTCACCATGGACGAACATTTCAACACCGCGGTGATGAAGGTGTTCGTGGACCTCTATAACGACGGGCTGATCTATCGCGACAAGCGACTGGTGAACTGGGACGTCAAGCTGAAGACCGCTATCAGCGACCTTGAGGTCGAGACGCACGAGGTCAAGGGCGGCTTCTGGCACTTCCGCTACCCATTGGCAGACGGCGTCAAGACGTCCGAGGGCAAGGATTACCTTGTCGTCGCGACCACGCGGCCTGAAACCATGCTGGCCGATATGGCAGTGGCGGTCCATCCGGATGACGCGCGCTACAAATCGGTTGTCGGCAAGGATATCCTCCAGCCGATCACCGGCCGCCGGTTCAAGGTCATCGCCGACGAGCACGCCGATCCCGAACTGGGCAGCGGCTGCGTGAAGATCACCCCGGGGCACGATTTCAACGACTTCGAAGTAGGCAAGCGCGCGGGCATGAAGCCGGGCGAAATGCTCAACATGCTCGATGCCGAAGGCAACGTCTGCCAGACCGCCGACGGGCTGGTGCCGGACGAATTCGTCGGCCTGCACCGCTTCCGCCACGATGGCAGTGACGGCGCGCGCGAACTGGTCGTCGCGCGGATGAAGGAACTCGGCTTCCTCATCCCTCATGTCACCAAGGACAAGGACGGCAACGAACTCGAGCACGATGCCGAGCCACGCACGATCCAGACTCCCTTCGGCGATCGCGGCGGCGTGGTCGTCGAACCATGGCTGACCGATCAGTGGTATGTCGATGCCGAAAAGCTGGCCAAGGCCCCGATCGAGGCGGTCCGTTCGGGCGCGATCGAGATCGTGCCGAAGAGCTGGGAGAAGACCTTCTTCAACTGGATGGAAAACATCCAGCCCTGGTGTGTCAGCCGCCAGCTGTGGTGGGGCCACCGGATTCCAGCTTGGTACGATGAGGACGGCAATGTCTTTGTCGCCATGACCGAGGAAGAGGCGCAGGCCAAGGCCGGCAATCGCAAGCTGACCCGTGACGAGGATGTCCTCGACACCTGGTTTTCTTCCGCCCTGTGGCCATTCGCCACACTCGGCTGGCCGGAGAACACCGAACTGCTCCAGCGCCATTATCCCAACGATCTGCTGATATCGGGCTTCGACATCCTGTTCTTCTGGGATGCGCGCATGGCGATGCAGGGGATGAAGTTCATGGGCCAGGCCCCCTGGCACCGGCTCTACCTCCATGGCCTGGTGCGCGCGGCGGACGGTCAGAAGATGTCCAAGTCCAAGGGCAATGTCGTCGACCCACTGGGCCTGATCGACCAGTATGGTGCCGATGCGTTGCGCTTCTTCATGTGCGCGATGGAAAGCCAGGGCCGCGACATCAAAATGGATGACAAGCGGATCGAGGGTTATCGCAACTTCGCCACCAAGCTGTGGAACGCGACCCGCTTCTGCCAGGCCAATGGCATCGGGGCGAGCGCCACGATCGAGGCCCCTGCCGCAAGCCATGCGGTCAACCGCTGGATCATCGGCGAAGTGGTCGAGACCAAGGATGCGCTGGACAAGGCATTTGCCGACCTGCGCTTCGACGCCGCGGCCAACACGATCTACCACTTCGTCTGGGATCGTTTCTGCGACTGGTACCTTGAGCTGATCAAGGGCCAGATCGACGAGGAGACAAAGGCCGTCGCCGGCTGGGTGCTCGACCAGATCCTCGTCATGCTCCACCCCTTCATGCCCTTCATCACCGAAGAGCTGTGGTCGAAGCAAGGCAACCGAGGCCACTACCCGCTGATCACTGCGCAATGGCCCCAGATCGACGCCGGCGTCGACCCCGACGCAAAGGCGGAAATCGACTGGCTGATCGCACTGACCAGCACGTTGCGTGCGGCGAAGAACGAGCTCGGCATTGCGCCGGGCGCCAAGCTGGAGGCCTATGTCGCCAGCCCCTCGCCGCTCGGCAAGCGCGTGATCGAGGCGAATACCGCTGCGATCGA from Erythrobacter mangrovi encodes:
- a CDS encoding RluA family pseudouridine synthase, coding for MTTSDEVRTFTVAPDDDGVRLDRWFKRHLPQIGFGTVSKWARTGQVRVDGKRVKPEDRIAAGQTVRVPPGGDAPHKAPKAKRALTAAEVEAAQAMVIQQDKAAIVLNKPPGLATQGGTGTTSHVDGLLDAFAPGEDEPRPRLVHRLDKDTSGVLLIARTPGSAAFFSKRFSGRSAKKVYWALVVGVPEVAQGIIEAPLAKQPGSGGEKMHVDHDGGQPAKTKYRVVDKAGNRAAWLELEPLTGRTHQLRVHCAAMGNPIVGDGKYGGKDAFLTGSISRKMHLHARRLIIDSPAGGKIDATAELPEHFAASMEQLGFNIGASDASPMRDDPPPKSREEKKQQARAHAKQLRKSKPTRRGRATANAASKPKPRSRAKPSKPPRGKR
- a CDS encoding FMN-binding negative transcriptional regulator, encoding MHPNPAFRHDDRQLFETLIAEIGFGMVFCTTPDGPRVAHVPLHSTGDGAVQFHLARGNALTKHLEGQTALAVVNGPDGYVSARWYADQKRVPTWNYVALELEGRVRRMDGDGLLAQVEAVTAREEARVLGGKPWTMDKLPDSHRRGLLAAIVGFELEISAWRPTFKLSQNAPAEERERVIAGLELQGARAIADLMRKLVP
- a CDS encoding HAD-IA family hydrolase, which encodes MRLAVFDCDGTLVDGQAAICETMEQAFATAGLPQPDRHSVRRMVGLSLPYALRELAPDADEEQRTRAVEAYKAGYRALRLSGALQEPLYDGIAELIVRLAKAGWLLGVATGKSDRGLHACLETHGIKQHFVTLQTADRHPSKPHPAMLEAALFEAGVTPADAVMIGDTSFDMEMARAARVRAIGVDWGYHEPHELFEAGASAVAGTMAQLEEMILGSG
- a CDS encoding ATP12 family chaperone protein; the encoded protein is MKRFYKDAAVVETELGFHVALDGRAIKSQGGQPQVVPTRVLAEMMAAEWREQGEEIDPARFVLRDMVDYAIDVLPTARSETIAKILRYAETDTLCYRADPDEPFWRRQMDVWEPLLADFEAREGVRMERVSGVMHRLQPPDTLAKLRTRLEELDEFSLAALEPLASLAASLSIGLSALEPHADGDALWNAANLEEDWQVEQWGEDSEAAARRARRKATFLAAMGFAHAVR
- a CDS encoding putative quinol monooxygenase; protein product: MPSGDNHGPDGKALPSPHVELHGRLICENAEQSDLVRRHLPEHIRLTLAEDGCLSFRVEETGDPLVWTVAERFADWASFEAHQSRSRASAWWEATAAISRDFSISGPARES
- a CDS encoding ABC-type transport auxiliary lipoprotein family protein is translated as MNRKTIIAALAPALLLGGCVSLGAEAPPSLLTLTPTEVAAAGTGATGSQLTALAMVEFEVPRALDVTRLPVQVSDTEIAYLKDAVWVERPARLFRRMVAETIRARSGRLVIDGDDPGAGASDRLSGTLRNFGYDARTSSVVVVFDATRSGGGSQVVTKRFEARVSGVPADVRSVGPALNQAANDVAGQVAEWIG
- a CDS encoding MlaD family protein → METRANYVWVGVVTLAVLGALALFTVWLARWSEGAQNEYDIFFKQSVSGLANGSQVSFAGVPVGQVANITLWDKDPEFVRVRIKVKEDVPILVGTTATIQGSFTGVSTILLDGARSGAPPITCETTACTEGAPIIPPAAGGFNEILANAPLLLERLATLTERLTLLLSDKNQEEISAILANTNRMTLDLAKAAPQVERTMAELQVTLREASEALDQFEKVSASADRMLNTEGESIARQLRATLTSASGAAKELEETLKEARPATRQLTESTLPAAEATLKDLRATSKALREVTEKLDEQGAGALLGPPPLPDYKP
- a CDS encoding ABC transporter ATP-binding protein encodes the protein MPQDEDGRPLGRHERYRGEFPIVVEGLENRFGEQIVHQNLDLKVRRGEILGVVGGSGSGKSVLMRSIIGLQVPSAGDIQVFGRSINGADPDAAIGVRNRWGVLFQGGALFSTLTVGENVQVPLKQFYPEIAPDLLEEIARYKVMLSGLPGEAACKFPAELSGGMRKRAGLARALALDPELLFLDEPTAGLDPIGAAAFDHLTRELKATLGLTVFLITHDLDTLHEICDRVAVIADRRVIAVDTVPKLMELDHPWIQEYFNGPRGRAALTAQAIDELRKHSDIPAAAQAVKALDKAEKGKA
- a CDS encoding MlaE family ABC transporter permease, which gives rise to MNGLANYRLDQDGSGNTLLTLSGPYLVSTIGAIDAELRALEGPIARIELSDVSEIDTVGAWIAGNLASQHQAEISGATPRAERLLKALEGMSGEERMVPEMLPVWERVPLAMGEKVFAARDGIMGVLSFLGAIISATAHLARHPRRFRILALVHQLELVGVTALPIIGLMSFLIGIVIAQQGAVQLAQFGAETLTVNLVGRITLRELGVLMTAIMVAGRSGSAFAAQIGTMKLTEEVDAMRTIGISPVEALVIPRILAAVIMMPLLGFYSAGMGIIGGAVIGDLMLNIPFWTFLVRIHDVVPLHDLWVGLLKAPVFGLIVALAGCYHGMQVKGNSEQVGLRTTMAVVSAIFAVIVLDAIFAVFFTEIGWG
- a CDS encoding valine--tRNA ligase codes for the protein MTTELPKTFDPAEIEARWYAHWEENGLFRPERPDAQPYTIVNPPPNVTGSLHIGHALDNTLQDVMIRYERLRGKDALWVVGTDHAGIATQMVVERQLEQLQDKRTNYSREDFVAKVWQWKEESGGTITRQLRRLGCSMDWSREQFTMDEHFNTAVMKVFVDLYNDGLIYRDKRLVNWDVKLKTAISDLEVETHEVKGGFWHFRYPLADGVKTSEGKDYLVVATTRPETMLADMAVAVHPDDARYKSVVGKDILQPITGRRFKVIADEHADPELGSGCVKITPGHDFNDFEVGKRAGMKPGEMLNMLDAEGNVCQTADGLVPDEFVGLHRFRHDGSDGARELVVARMKELGFLIPHVTKDKDGNELEHDAEPRTIQTPFGDRGGVVVEPWLTDQWYVDAEKLAKAPIEAVRSGAIEIVPKSWEKTFFNWMENIQPWCVSRQLWWGHRIPAWYDEDGNVFVAMTEEEAQAKAGNRKLTRDEDVLDTWFSSALWPFATLGWPENTELLQRHYPNDLLISGFDILFFWDARMAMQGMKFMGQAPWHRLYLHGLVRAADGQKMSKSKGNVVDPLGLIDQYGADALRFFMCAMESQGRDIKMDDKRIEGYRNFATKLWNATRFCQANGIGASATIEAPAASHAVNRWIIGEVVETKDALDKAFADLRFDAAANTIYHFVWDRFCDWYLELIKGQIDEETKAVAGWVLDQILVMLHPFMPFITEELWSKQGNRGHYPLITAQWPQIDAGVDPDAKAEIDWLIALTSTLRAAKNELGIAPGAKLEAYVASPSPLGKRVIEANTAAIERLARLTPIHFSEAPAGAAMQVSAGEDAFLVPLEGVIDIAAEKARLEKALAASAKEAKSLEGRLSNANFVERAAPEAVEKARADHAHHVAEVARLEAALARLG